The Bradyrhizobium sp. G127 genome segment GATTCCCTTCGCCCGCTCCAGTTTTTCCCGGATTATCCCCGCATCAATCTAAAGAGGTCTGATGTCGCAGCCCCGATTGTTCACGCCGATTGTGCTACGTGGCGTCACGTCGAAGAACCGCATCGTGATTTCACCGATGTGCCAGTATTCGGCCGACGACGGTCTGGCGAACGACTGGCATCTGGTTCACCTCGGCAAGTTCGCGCAGGGCGGTGCCGGAATCGTGATGACGGAGGCGACCGCGGTTAATCCAGAGGGGCGCATCACCCACGGCGACCTCGGCCTGTGGAATGACGCTCAGATCGCGCCGCTGAAGCGCATCGCGAATTTCCTTCGCGCCAATGGTTCGGTGCCTGCAATCCAGTTGGCCCATGCCGGACGCAAGGCCAGCATGCAGCGGCCGTGGTACGGCAACGCCGCGCTGACCGCGGAGGATGTGGCGCGCGGCGACAAGCCGTGGACCATCGTCGCGCCCAGCGCCATTCCCATGGACGACGGCTGGCTGATGCCGCACGAACTGACCGTGCCAGAACTGAAGCAGCTGTGTGAGGATTTTCGCCTGGCCACACTGCGCGCAGTGGATGCGCAGTTCGAGCTGCTCGAACTGCATTGTGCCCACGGCTACCTGCTGCACGAATTCCTGTCGCCGCTGTCCAACAAGCGCAACGACGCCTATGGCGGCGACCGCGCCGGACGGATGAAGTTTCCGCTGGAGATCGTTGAAACCGTGCGCGCCGCATGGCCCAAGGACCGGCCACTGTTCGTCCGCATTTCATCGGTCGATGGCATCGACGGCGGCATCGATATTTCCGACTCTGTCGCTTTCGTGAATGAGGCCAGCACGCGGGGCGCGGACGTGATCGACTGCTCGTCCGGCGGCTTGATGGGATCGGCAACCGCGGCGCGCATCCCGCGCGGCTACGGCTTTCAGGTACCGTTCGCCGAGCAGATCCGCAATGAGACCAAGGTGACCACCATGGCTGTCGGTCTGATCCTGCATCCGCAGCAGGCGGAGGACATCGTTGCCGAAGGCAAGACCGACCTTGTGGCCGTCGGGCGCGAAGCGTTGTTCGATCCGAATTGGCCGCTCCATGCCGAACTCGCCCTGAGCGACACCAAGGGGGAGATCGGTGACGGCACGTTCGATTCCTGGCCCAAGCAGTATGGCTGGTGGCTGGAACGGCGCGAGCCTGGCCTGCGCAAGCTTGCTGGCCACGCGTTGCCATTTCGCAAGGTTTAGGCGACGCTCCAGTTTGTCGTGGAGCGGACAGGGTATGGCGTCTTCGAAAACCATCTGCGTGGCAGGGGCAGGCAGCATCGGCTGCTTCGTCGGCGGCATGTTGCGCGCCGGCGGTCATCAGGTCTCGCTGCTGGCGCGGCTGCGGGTGATCGATGAGATC includes the following:
- a CDS encoding NADH:flavin oxidoreductase/NADH oxidase codes for the protein MSQPRLFTPIVLRGVTSKNRIVISPMCQYSADDGLANDWHLVHLGKFAQGGAGIVMTEATAVNPEGRITHGDLGLWNDAQIAPLKRIANFLRANGSVPAIQLAHAGRKASMQRPWYGNAALTAEDVARGDKPWTIVAPSAIPMDDGWLMPHELTVPELKQLCEDFRLATLRAVDAQFELLELHCAHGYLLHEFLSPLSNKRNDAYGGDRAGRMKFPLEIVETVRAAWPKDRPLFVRISSVDGIDGGIDISDSVAFVNEASTRGADVIDCSSGGLMGSATAARIPRGYGFQVPFAEQIRNETKVTTMAVGLILHPQQAEDIVAEGKTDLVAVGREALFDPNWPLHAELALSDTKGEIGDGTFDSWPKQYGWWLERREPGLRKLAGHALPFRKV